From the Candidatus Eremiobacterota bacterium genome, one window contains:
- a CDS encoding 2-oxoacid:acceptor oxidoreductase subunit alpha, with translation MPTFDRELSLTLGGEAGQGIQTIEYLLSHLLKTAGYHIYATKEYMSRVRGGSNSTTLRVGEKSIAAPCDRIDLLIPLDKAAITHVQNRISPKTLILGDKSRLGEDFPLIDVPLEKLAGQAGSGIMANTVAAALVCGLMELDAGLLNQFLSSYFAGKGAEIIRQNLAAAALGLEWGAKIARQEQIKIAIKPTPEVKNQILLNGAEAIALGAVAGGCNFVSAYPMSPSTGVFTTLAQNAEKFGLVVEQAEDEISAVNMALGAWYAGARALVPTSGGGFALMVEGISLAGMLETPLVISLGQRPGPATGLPTRTEQADLEFALYGGHGEFPRIILAPGNLQEAFLLTARAFDMADRFQTPVIILSDQYLVDAYYNTEKPDLASGEPENHFIKTRADYQRYQLTENGISPRGIPGFGEGLVCVDSDEHDEAAHITEDLDIRSRMVEKRLKKQELIKETALQPTLLGKAGSQNLIIAWGSTYQVVKEALEILSLKDTAFLHFSQLHPLPATTAGLLAKARQLVIIENNATSQFGKLLQLETGIKIENRILKYNGLPFTVEEITEHLKILWEGGLE, from the coding sequence GGTCCGGGGAGGCAGTAACTCCACCACTCTGAGAGTGGGGGAGAAAAGCATTGCTGCCCCCTGCGACCGGATTGACCTGCTGATCCCCCTGGATAAAGCTGCCATCACTCATGTGCAAAACCGGATTTCCCCAAAAACCCTGATTCTGGGGGATAAATCCCGGCTGGGGGAAGATTTTCCCCTCATCGATGTTCCCCTGGAAAAACTGGCCGGGCAGGCAGGGTCGGGAATCATGGCCAACACGGTGGCCGCTGCCCTTGTCTGCGGCCTGATGGAGCTTGATGCCGGGCTGTTGAACCAGTTCCTGAGCAGCTATTTTGCCGGCAAAGGAGCGGAAATAATCCGTCAAAATCTTGCCGCCGCTGCCCTTGGGCTGGAATGGGGAGCCAAAATAGCCCGGCAGGAGCAGATTAAGATTGCGATAAAACCCACTCCGGAAGTAAAAAACCAGATTCTCCTGAACGGAGCGGAAGCCATCGCTTTAGGAGCCGTCGCCGGGGGATGCAACTTTGTTTCGGCGTACCCGATGTCCCCCTCGACCGGGGTATTTACCACCTTAGCCCAGAACGCGGAAAAATTCGGCCTGGTGGTGGAGCAGGCGGAAGACGAGATTTCCGCCGTCAATATGGCTCTGGGGGCCTGGTATGCCGGGGCCCGTGCCCTCGTGCCCACTTCGGGCGGAGGGTTCGCCCTTATGGTGGAGGGAATCAGTCTGGCGGGAATGCTGGAAACTCCTCTGGTCATCAGCCTGGGGCAGCGTCCAGGCCCGGCTACAGGCCTGCCCACACGCACTGAGCAGGCCGATTTGGAATTCGCTCTCTACGGCGGTCACGGGGAGTTTCCACGTATCATCCTGGCTCCGGGAAACCTGCAGGAAGCCTTTCTTTTAACCGCCAGGGCCTTTGATATGGCAGACCGCTTCCAGACCCCGGTCATCATTCTCTCTGACCAGTATCTGGTGGACGCCTATTACAACACGGAGAAGCCCGACCTCGCATCGGGGGAGCCCGAAAACCATTTCATCAAGACCCGGGCCGATTATCAGCGCTATCAGCTCACTGAAAACGGTATCTCCCCCCGGGGGATTCCGGGATTCGGGGAAGGATTGGTCTGTGTGGACAGCGACGAGCACGATGAAGCTGCCCACATCACCGAGGACCTGGACATCAGGAGCCGAATGGTGGAAAAGCGGCTGAAAAAACAGGAGCTGATCAAAGAGACCGCTTTGCAGCCCACCCTGCTTGGGAAAGCCGGCTCTCAAAACCTTATCATCGCCTGGGGCTCTACCTATCAGGTGGTGAAAGAAGCCCTGGAAATCCTGAGTTTGAAAGACACTGCCTTTCTCCATTTCAGCCAGCTTCATCCCCTCCCCGCGACAACCGCGGGACTGCTGGCAAAGGCCAGGCAACTGGTCATCATCGAGAACAACGCTACCAGCCAGTTCGGAAAGCTCCTCCAGCTGGAAACCGGGATTAAAATTGAAAACCGGATTTTGAAATACAATGGTCTGCCTTTTACGGTGGAAGAAATCACTGAACATTTAAAAATCCTGTGGGAAGGAGGACTCGAATAA